One segment of Solanum stenotomum isolate F172 chromosome 1, ASM1918654v1, whole genome shotgun sequence DNA contains the following:
- the LOC125848315 gene encoding 60S ribosomal protein L18-2-like: protein MGIDLKAGGKSKKTKRTAPKSDDVYLKLLVKLYRFLARRTGSKFNAVILKRLFMSKINKPPLSLSRLISYAEGKGDKTVVLVGTVTDDVRAYEVPKLKVCALKFTKTARARIEKAGGECLTFDQLALRAPLGQNTLLLRGPKNAREAVKHFGPAPGVPHSHTKPYVRAKGRKFERARGKRKSRGYKA, encoded by the exons ATGGGTATCGATCTGAAGGCCGGAGGTAAGAGTAAGAAGACTAAGCGTACCGCCCCTAAGTCTGACGATGTTTACCTCAAGCTCCTCGTCAAG CTTTACCGATTCTTGGCAAGGAGGACCGGAAGCAAGTTCAATGCGGTGATTCTTAAGAGGCTCTTCATGAGCAAGATTAACAAgcctccactctctctctcgAGGTTGATTTCTTATGCCGAAGGAAAG GGCGATAAGACTGTTGTCCTTGTGGGTACTGTTACCGACGATGTTAGGGCTTATGAAGTTCCAAAATTGAAGGTGTGtgctttgaagttcacaaaGACAGCCAGGGCAAGGATTGAGAAGGCTGGTGGTGAATGCTTGACATTCGATCAGTTGGCTCTCAGGGCTCCACTTGGACAGAACACG CTTCTCCTCAGAGGTCCTAAGAATGCACGTGAAGCAGTGAAGCACTTTGGTCCAGCTCCAGGTGTTCCACACAGCCATACCAAACCATATGTCCGTGCCAAGGGAAGAAAGTTTGAGAGAGCTAGAGGAAAGAGGAAGAGCAGGGGTTACAAGGCTtaa